One region of Chryseobacterium muglaense genomic DNA includes:
- a CDS encoding NAD(P)H-dependent oxidoreductase — MSLIENLNWRHAVKAYNPEKKVSQEDLNKILEAARLAPTSSGLQPFRIVVVENQDLKNKMVQGALNPEVMRDSSHVLVFAAWDSYSNEKIDKVYDNHTDVRDLPRGRFDSYTDKIKEMYGAQTPEEHFAHTARQTYIALGLAMAQAAELKIDSTPAEGFSNEVVDEVLGLKELGLKSVSLLYLGYRDDANDWMASMKKVRIPMEEFIIKK, encoded by the coding sequence ATGTCATTAATAGAAAATTTAAACTGGAGACATGCCGTAAAAGCTTACAATCCGGAAAAAAAAGTTTCTCAGGAAGATTTAAATAAAATTTTAGAAGCTGCAAGATTGGCTCCTACTTCTTCAGGGTTGCAACCTTTCAGAATTGTAGTCGTAGAAAACCAGGATTTGAAAAATAAAATGGTGCAAGGAGCGCTAAACCCGGAAGTAATGAGAGATTCTTCTCATGTATTGGTTTTTGCAGCTTGGGACAGCTATTCTAACGAAAAAATAGACAAAGTATATGATAATCACACTGATGTAAGAGATTTGCCAAGAGGCCGTTTTGACAGCTATACCGATAAAATCAAGGAAATGTATGGTGCTCAAACTCCTGAAGAGCATTTTGCACATACCGCAAGACAAACTTATATTGCTTTGGGATTGGCAATGGCGCAAGCTGCTGAACTGAAAATAGATTCTACGCCTGCGGAAGGCTTTAGCAATGAAGTTGTTGATGAAGTATTAGGTCTTAAAGAACTTGGTTTAAAAAGTGTAAGCCTGCTATATCTTGGTTACAGAGACGATGCTAATGACTGGATGGCTTCAATGAAAAAAGTAAGAATTCCTATGGAGGAATTTATCATCAAAAAATAA
- a CDS encoding MarR family winged helix-turn-helix transcriptional regulator, giving the protein MENSESLKLENQICFPLYVIAKQITGLYRPFLDELDITYPQYLVMMTLWENDGLAVNNIGEKLYLDSGTLTPLLKRLEAKGFIMRKRKKEDERVVQVFISESGKALQLKACEIPAKMHQKVGVSKEDWAELSNSVKKILNKIDNQ; this is encoded by the coding sequence ATGGAAAATTCTGAATCTTTAAAATTAGAAAATCAAATTTGCTTTCCGCTATACGTGATTGCAAAACAGATCACAGGTCTTTACCGTCCTTTTCTTGATGAGCTGGATATTACCTATCCGCAATATCTTGTGATGATGACCTTGTGGGAAAATGACGGTCTTGCTGTAAACAATATCGGTGAAAAGCTTTATTTAGACAGCGGAACTCTAACTCCTCTTTTAAAAAGGCTGGAAGCAAAAGGATTTATTATGAGAAAGCGAAAGAAAGAAGATGAAAGAGTTGTTCAGGTTTTTATTTCAGAATCGGGAAAAGCGCTGCAGCTAAAAGCTTGTGAAATTCCGGCAAAAATGCATCAAAAAGTGGGTGTTTCTAAGGAAGACTGGGCAGAACTCAGTAACAGCGTAAAAAAAATATTAAACAAAATAGACAATCAATGA
- a CDS encoding organic hydroperoxide resistance protein: protein MKTLYTTKVTAKGGRNGQVKSENGIIDLEVRMPKALGGANDDFTNPEMLFAAGYSACFDSALNLVINKSKIKTGETTVTADVSIGQIENGGFGLAVELEVNIPGVSIEEAQELTEKAHQICPYSNATRNNIEVKLMVTNN, encoded by the coding sequence ATGAAAACATTATACACCACAAAAGTTACTGCAAAAGGCGGAAGAAACGGACAAGTAAAAAGTGAAAACGGAATTATCGACCTTGAAGTAAGAATGCCAAAAGCATTAGGCGGAGCCAATGACGACTTCACAAACCCTGAAATGCTTTTCGCTGCAGGATATTCTGCTTGTTTCGACAGCGCTTTAAATTTAGTCATCAATAAATCTAAAATAAAAACCGGCGAAACAACTGTAACCGCTGATGTAAGCATTGGTCAGATAGAAAACGGAGGATTTGGATTAGCCGTAGAATTAGAAGTTAATATTCCTGGAGTTTCTATTGAAGAAGCTCAAGAATTGACTGAAAAAGCGCATCAAATTTGCCCTTATTCTAATGCCACAAGAAATAATATTGAGGTGAAACTTATGGTGACGAATAACTAA
- a CDS encoding HNH endonuclease, protein MQVVERIIRDDRKLVSLLKEYVDYKCQFPDCDSHIPDENGVNYVEVAHIKAVAKEGKSVIGNLIVLCPNHHKEFDLGARNIFTQNTEIISGLLNGKNFEINLAYNYSYKIK, encoded by the coding sequence ATGCAGGTAGTAGAAAGGATAATACGGGATGATAGAAAATTGGTTAGTTTATTAAAAGAATATGTTGATTATAAATGTCAGTTTCCTGATTGTGATTCTCATATTCCTGATGAAAATGGAGTAAACTATGTTGAAGTGGCTCATATAAAAGCCGTAGCAAAAGAAGGAAAAAGTGTTATTGGAAATTTAATTGTGCTATGTCCTAATCACCATAAAGAGTTTGATTTAGGAGCACGCAATATTTTCACACAAAATACAGAGATCATTTCAGGATTACTGAATGGAAAAAATTTCGAGATTAATTTAGCATATAATTACAGCTATAAAATAAAGTAA
- a CDS encoding peptide deformylase codes for MKKISILFIFFISFINAQKLTNSEISLINQGDINSALPIYQTTDSHQHETLLNFSTEINPLDKNTATLVKRMEKSLLSTDGGVGIAAPQVGINRKIIWVQRFDKAGEPLEYFINPVITWRSELQNLGPEGDLSIPDFHDQFYRSKVIQLEYFDLKGQKFSEMVEGFTAVIFQHEIDHLFGILISDKKKKEENDSYLKVDAFKKSDAVGR; via the coding sequence ATGAAAAAAATCTCCATACTCTTTATATTTTTCATCAGTTTTATCAACGCCCAAAAATTGACAAACTCTGAAATCTCTTTAATTAATCAGGGCGATATTAATTCGGCGTTGCCGATTTATCAGACCACTGATTCTCATCAACATGAAACTTTGCTGAATTTTTCTACAGAAATCAATCCGCTTGACAAAAACACGGCAACCTTGGTTAAAAGAATGGAAAAGTCACTTCTTTCAACCGACGGTGGAGTAGGAATTGCCGCTCCGCAAGTTGGCATCAACAGAAAAATAATTTGGGTACAGCGTTTTGACAAAGCAGGAGAACCGTTGGAATATTTCATTAATCCTGTAATTACCTGGAGGTCAGAATTACAGAATCTCGGCCCGGAAGGAGATTTGTCTATTCCTGATTTTCATGACCAGTTTTACAGAAGCAAAGTCATTCAACTGGAATATTTTGATCTGAAAGGTCAGAAATTCTCAGAAATGGTTGAAGGTTTTACCGCAGTTATCTTCCAACACGAAATTGACCATCTTTTCGGAATTTTAATTTCAGATAAAAAGAAAAAAGAAGAAAATGATTCTTATCTAAAAGTAGATGCTTTTAAGAAAAGTGATGCTGTGGGGAGGTAA
- a CDS encoding ChaN family lipoprotein — MKNIFSILLLVIFYSVNAQNFKPYQFYNKKGKAIKAEKMVKQLSDYDVVFFGELHNNSIVHWLQLKVTEGLYDKKNKQITLGAEMFERDNQPQLNKYLAGKIEAKNLKDSVRLWNNYNTDYKPLVDFAKDKNLNFIATNIPRKYASQTAKEGLESLNKLSEKEKSYIAQLPINVTLDTPGYPEMKKMMGDHAEGTKVMNFISAQATKDATMAESILNNLQPGKTFIHYNGNFHSKEFGGIYWYIKQKNPNLKMAVISVFESEDDELKIPEKEYIPTDFNLIIPADMTKTY, encoded by the coding sequence ATGAAAAATATATTCTCCATACTTTTATTGGTCATTTTCTATTCTGTAAATGCACAGAATTTTAAACCTTATCAGTTCTATAATAAAAAAGGAAAAGCCATTAAAGCTGAAAAGATGGTCAAACAGCTTTCTGATTACGATGTTGTTTTCTTTGGTGAGCTTCACAACAATTCGATTGTTCATTGGCTTCAGCTAAAAGTAACGGAAGGTTTGTACGACAAGAAAAACAAACAGATCACTTTGGGTGCTGAGATGTTTGAAAGAGACAATCAACCACAGCTTAATAAATATCTTGCGGGTAAAATTGAAGCTAAAAACCTGAAAGACTCTGTTCGTTTATGGAATAATTATAATACAGATTACAAACCTTTGGTTGATTTTGCAAAAGATAAAAACCTGAACTTTATTGCAACCAATATTCCAAGAAAATATGCTTCCCAGACCGCAAAAGAAGGCTTGGAATCTTTGAATAAACTGAGCGAAAAAGAAAAATCTTACATCGCTCAATTGCCGATTAATGTAACTTTAGACACTCCCGGTTATCCGGAAATGAAAAAAATGATGGGCGATCATGCAGAAGGAACGAAGGTAATGAACTTTATTTCGGCTCAGGCAACGAAAGATGCTACAATGGCAGAATCTATTCTAAATAACCTGCAGCCAGGAAAAACATTTATTCATTACAACGGAAATTTCCACAGTAAAGAATTTGGTGGAATTTATTGGTACATCAAACAGAAAAACCCTAACCTGAAAATGGCAGTTATCTCTGTTTTCGAATCTGAAGATGATGAATTAAAAATCCCTGAAAAAGAATATATCCCGACAGATTTTAATCTTATTATCCCTGCGGATATGACCAAGACTTATTAG
- a CDS encoding hemin-degrading factor, with amino-acid sequence MNTIVNDLKERWEALKAENPHMRIRNAAAELNVSEAELLLTNVGEEVTVLKPEFANILTEVEKLGKVMALTRNDECVHERKGTYLNGDFSSPHAQLFVGEDIDLRIFQNHWKFALAVVEGDKKSLQFFGKDGLALHKIYLTKDSNVEAFDPIVAQFKTEDQNEAFEFEAVAPKAPEKADSEIDAEGFKKAWTELKDTHDFFMMTRKFGVSRTQALRLAPEGYAKKIDSSKVVNVLEDASEKRLPIMVFVGNRGIIQIHTGEVKKTMWHQQWFNVMDPDFNLHLDVTKIAEAWIVKKPTEDGEVTAIEVFNNEGEFIVQFFGKRKPGIPELQEWKDLVADLEK; translated from the coding sequence ATGAATACAATAGTTAACGATTTGAAAGAAAGATGGGAAGCTCTGAAAGCAGAAAACCCACACATGAGAATAAGAAATGCCGCTGCAGAACTCAATGTAAGCGAAGCAGAATTATTATTAACTAACGTAGGAGAAGAAGTTACCGTTTTAAAACCTGAATTTGCCAACATCTTAACAGAAGTTGAAAAATTAGGAAAAGTAATGGCGCTAACAAGAAACGACGAATGTGTACACGAAAGAAAAGGAACTTACTTAAACGGTGATTTCAGCAGTCCGCATGCACAGCTTTTCGTAGGTGAAGATATTGATTTAAGAATTTTCCAAAATCACTGGAAATTTGCGTTAGCTGTGGTTGAAGGTGATAAAAAGAGCCTTCAGTTCTTTGGAAAAGATGGTTTGGCACTTCACAAAATTTATTTAACGAAAGACAGTAATGTTGAGGCTTTCGACCCTATTGTTGCTCAGTTTAAAACTGAAGATCAGAATGAAGCTTTCGAATTTGAAGCAGTTGCTCCAAAAGCTCCGGAAAAAGCAGACTCAGAAATTGATGCTGAAGGGTTTAAAAAAGCTTGGACAGAATTGAAAGATACCCACGATTTCTTTATGATGACCAGAAAATTCGGGGTGTCTAGAACTCAGGCTTTGAGATTGGCTCCGGAAGGTTATGCTAAAAAGATTGATTCTTCAAAAGTGGTAAACGTTTTGGAAGATGCCTCTGAAAAGAGACTTCCAATTATGGTTTTCGTTGGAAACAGAGGAATTATCCAAATCCACACTGGAGAAGTGAAAAAAACAATGTGGCACCAACAGTGGTTTAACGTAATGGATCCTGATTTCAACTTACATTTAGATGTAACCAAAATCGCTGAAGCGTGGATCGTGAAAAAACCAACAGAAGATGGTGAAGTTACGGCAATCGAAGTATTCAATAACGAAGGTGAATTTATCGTACAGTTCTTCGGAAAAAGAAAACCGGGAATTCCAGAATTACAAGAATGGAAAGATTTGGTAGCAGATCTTGAAAAATAA
- a CDS encoding class I SAM-dependent methyltransferase, which yields MEERDLKILAQNLANPQGEKGIQIGEMMNSTNIGMTLESIKTLLIEDDETILEIGHGNAAHVKSLLHLAQNIKYTGIDISETMHLEAKRLNEAFKNQAEFVLYEGTKLPFEDKTFDKIFTVNTVYFWENPVEYLNEIYRVLKKNGTFVLTFGQRDFMETLPFTQFDFTLYNSDEMEETVSKSLFKRMKISEKEEQVQSKSGNETVTRLYTVLTIKK from the coding sequence ATGGAAGAAAGAGATTTAAAAATATTAGCGCAAAATCTTGCCAATCCGCAAGGTGAAAAAGGGATTCAAATTGGTGAAATGATGAACAGCACCAATATTGGAATGACGCTGGAAAGCATTAAAACGCTTTTAATAGAAGATGATGAAACCATTCTTGAAATTGGTCACGGGAACGCCGCTCACGTAAAAAGTCTTTTACATTTAGCTCAAAACATAAAATACACCGGAATTGATATTTCTGAAACGATGCATCTTGAAGCTAAAAGATTAAACGAAGCATTTAAAAATCAGGCTGAATTTGTTTTGTATGAAGGAACCAAACTGCCTTTTGAAGATAAAACTTTCGATAAAATATTTACCGTAAACACCGTTTACTTCTGGGAAAATCCTGTTGAATATTTAAATGAAATCTACAGAGTTTTAAAAAAGAACGGAACATTCGTTCTTACTTTCGGGCAGAGAGATTTTATGGAAACTTTGCCCTTTACTCAATTCGATTTTACCCTTTATAATTCGGATGAAATGGAAGAAACGGTTTCTAAAAGTCTTTTTAAAAGAATGAAAATTTCAGAAAAAGAAGAGCAGGTACAAAGTAAATCAGGCAATGAAACCGTCACAAGATTATATACAGTTTTAACCATAAAAAAATAA
- a CDS encoding heme ABC transporter ATP-binding protein: MIKAQQITYKHKEFHILNDVDVSLGFGEFLAIVGPNGAGKSSLLSVLANEVKTNHNILFKDKNIRDWKVAELSKHKAKFSQHNSNDIPLEVKDVVMMGRYPYFDSQPKKEDYEAMNKMMYETDVYHLKDREYNTLSGGEKQRVHLSRVLAQLDNEITQKLVFLDEPLNNLDIKHQYKALEIIKNFTKHENSAVVVLHDLNLAAQYADKILLMKSGQVAAYGTPEEVFTAENISAAYNFPCTICDHPITKNPMIIFG; this comes from the coding sequence ATGATAAAAGCTCAGCAAATTACTTATAAACATAAAGAATTTCATATTCTAAATGATGTGGATGTTTCTTTAGGCTTTGGCGAATTTTTAGCGATTGTCGGTCCAAACGGAGCCGGGAAATCAAGTCTGTTGAGTGTTTTGGCAAATGAAGTGAAAACCAATCATAACATTCTATTTAAAGATAAAAACATCAGAGACTGGAAAGTTGCCGAACTGTCAAAACATAAGGCTAAATTTTCTCAGCACAATTCAAACGATATTCCTTTGGAAGTAAAAGATGTAGTGATGATGGGGCGTTACCCGTATTTCGATTCTCAACCGAAAAAGGAAGATTATGAAGCGATGAACAAAATGATGTATGAAACCGATGTTTATCATTTGAAAGACAGAGAATACAATACGTTGTCGGGTGGAGAAAAACAAAGGGTGCATTTATCACGAGTTTTAGCTCAATTGGATAATGAAATTACTCAAAAATTAGTCTTTTTGGATGAACCTCTGAATAATTTAGATATAAAACACCAGTATAAAGCTTTAGAAATCATTAAAAATTTCACAAAGCATGAAAATTCTGCCGTGGTTGTGTTGCACGATTTGAATCTTGCCGCTCAGTATGCAGACAAAATTTTGTTGATGAAATCAGGACAGGTTGCAGCATACGGTACTCCGGAAGAGGTTTTTACCGCTGAAAATATCAGTGCAGCGTACAATTTTCCGTGTACAATTTGTGACCATCCGATTACGAAAAACCCAATGATTATTTTTGGATAA
- a CDS encoding FecCD family ABC transporter permease, which produces MKAQSKLYFYIILSTILLVFIAVWSLSTGVYDFGDKSAFEVLWKVIKGDSDLSLSDKYIVWDVRAARIVMAIIIGSMLSVSGTSLQGLFRNPLATGDLIGLTAGATLMAAITIVLGGHFREYLPEAVQFSLVGIAAFIGSLLAMLLVYKISTSGGKTNVVMMLLSGVAISAIGFSITGFLIYISKDEQLRDLTFWNMGSLAAATWTKNIILAIILIISYCILLPKGKALNAMMLGEKDAQHLGINVERLKKQIVIIVSLMVGSCVAFSGTIGFVGLIVPYILRLLFKSNYSFILPLSAIFGSVLLLTADTVSRSVVEPSELPIGILTAMMGAPIFIAILLKFKKSV; this is translated from the coding sequence TTGAAAGCACAAAGTAAATTATACTTTTACATCATATTAAGTACCATACTGCTTGTTTTTATAGCAGTATGGTCTCTTAGTACAGGGGTTTATGATTTCGGTGATAAATCTGCGTTTGAAGTTTTATGGAAAGTAATTAAAGGAGATTCCGACTTATCTTTAAGTGATAAATATATTGTTTGGGATGTAAGAGCGGCTAGAATTGTAATGGCAATTATTATCGGAAGCATGCTTTCGGTTTCAGGAACCAGTTTGCAGGGGTTATTCAGAAATCCTTTAGCAACAGGAGATTTAATTGGATTGACGGCAGGAGCTACATTAATGGCAGCAATTACAATTGTTTTAGGAGGGCATTTCAGAGAATATCTTCCTGAGGCAGTACAGTTTTCCCTTGTCGGAATTGCGGCTTTTATCGGTTCTCTTCTTGCAATGTTGCTGGTTTACAAAATCTCTACAAGCGGTGGAAAAACCAATGTGGTGATGATGCTTTTATCGGGCGTTGCCATTTCGGCAATCGGTTTCTCTATCACAGGTTTTCTGATTTATATATCAAAAGACGAACAGTTGAGAGATTTAACGTTCTGGAATATGGGAAGCTTAGCTGCTGCAACGTGGACGAAGAATATTATTTTAGCAATAATTTTGATTATTTCTTACTGTATTCTTTTACCTAAAGGAAAAGCTTTAAATGCGATGATGTTAGGCGAAAAAGATGCACAGCATTTAGGAATTAATGTAGAAAGATTAAAAAAACAAATCGTTATCATCGTGTCATTAATGGTGGGAAGTTGTGTGGCATTTTCCGGAACAATTGGCTTTGTAGGATTAATTGTACCTTATATTTTAAGGCTTTTATTCAAATCTAATTACAGTTTTATCTTGCCATTATCAGCCATTTTTGGTAGTGTTTTATTACTTACAGCAGATACAGTGAGCAGAAGTGTAGTAGAACCATCAGAATTACCCATCGGAATTTTAACGGCAATGATGGGAGCACCTATTTTCATTGCTATTTTGTTGAAATTTAAAAAGTCAGTGTAA
- a CDS encoding heme/hemin ABC transporter substrate-binding protein, with translation MKKFILAASVLMAVYSCQKEVQKPTEKGNELVAEAPKSNNKIITLNGGITEIVAALGHEKEIVATDVTSTYPESLKTTAENLGHVRSITIEPIMAVSPTLILGSDKDINPELMGKIKASGIKTETFKQEYTVEGTKKLIADVAKAVGNTDYQKLNDKIDADLKQIQPIAKKPKVLFIYARGNMMMVAGKNTPMAALINLAGGENAVNDFEDFKPLTPEAVVKANPDVLFFFSSGLESSGGNKGALEMPGVSQTNAGKNKKIIAMDGGLVSGFGPRLGEAAVSLNKLLVESTK, from the coding sequence ATGAAAAAATTCATACTTGCAGCTTCAGTTTTAATGGCAGTGTATTCTTGCCAGAAAGAAGTGCAAAAACCTACAGAAAAAGGAAATGAACTCGTTGCTGAAGCTCCGAAATCAAACAATAAAATTATAACTTTAAATGGCGGAATTACTGAGATTGTTGCCGCTTTAGGTCACGAAAAAGAAATTGTAGCAACAGATGTTACAAGCACATATCCGGAATCTTTAAAAACGACTGCTGAAAATTTGGGTCACGTAAGGTCAATTACCATAGAACCGATTATGGCAGTTTCACCTACATTAATTTTAGGCTCAGATAAAGATATCAACCCAGAATTGATGGGTAAAATAAAAGCTTCAGGAATTAAAACTGAAACTTTTAAGCAGGAATATACAGTTGAAGGAACTAAAAAATTAATTGCTGACGTAGCAAAAGCAGTAGGGAATACAGATTATCAGAAACTAAATGATAAAATTGATGCCGATTTAAAACAAATCCAGCCAATTGCTAAAAAACCTAAAGTATTATTCATCTACGCAAGAGGAAATATGATGATGGTTGCTGGTAAAAACACACCAATGGCAGCTTTAATTAATTTGGCAGGAGGAGAAAACGCTGTGAATGACTTCGAAGATTTCAAACCTTTGACTCCGGAAGCGGTGGTAAAAGCAAATCCTGATGTATTATTCTTTTTCTCAAGCGGATTAGAGAGTTCAGGTGGAAACAAAGGTGCTTTAGAAATGCCCGGTGTTTCTCAAACCAATGCGGGTAAAAATAAAAAAATTATCGCAATGGATGGTGGTTTAGTTTCAGGTTTCGGTCCTAGACTAGGCGAGGCTGCAGTTTCATTAAACAAACTATTAGTTGAAAGCACAAAGTAA
- a CDS encoding HmuY family protein — MKKILVYLLIGGTFITQSCINDNDDPIVVPKTDGFTVDAKVGGATQPNQVWFDFGTNSMVFTKRADWDLAFYSSNEFKVILNSSVAMAAAKVPNATDIKQVTAASVATLTSQVVVGPYSAANINYIDDVKGNIPSGYTAIEEVKANASENGIYLVNMGVKVFTGNVAAGSVNTGSESRGWMKIQVLRQGNGYKVKYAPLDETTNIKELNVTKNSAYNYSFVSLVNNNDVIIQPEKKNWDIGFTVFTNVIEGMGTYVYADFITINNMGGAGAYEVSATGTITGTEAYNNFKLSDIDQSKFVYNDQRVIGGNWREAGPSGSQVKSNVFYVIKDAEGYYFKLRFKNMTDEKGERGHPQFEYKPL, encoded by the coding sequence ATGAAAAAAATACTGGTTTATCTTTTAATTGGAGGAACATTTATTACACAGTCGTGTATTAATGATAATGATGACCCAATTGTAGTACCAAAAACTGACGGATTTACTGTAGATGCCAAAGTAGGAGGTGCTACTCAGCCTAATCAGGTTTGGTTTGACTTCGGGACAAACTCTATGGTTTTTACGAAAAGAGCAGATTGGGATCTCGCTTTTTATTCAAGTAATGAGTTTAAAGTAATTTTGAATTCATCGGTAGCGATGGCTGCGGCTAAAGTTCCTAACGCAACAGATATTAAACAAGTGACAGCAGCAAGTGTTGCAACTTTAACCAGTCAGGTTGTAGTTGGACCATACAGTGCTGCCAATATAAATTATATTGATGATGTTAAAGGTAACATACCTTCAGGATATACTGCTATTGAAGAAGTTAAAGCTAATGCATCCGAGAATGGAATCTACCTTGTGAATATGGGAGTAAAAGTTTTTACGGGTAATGTAGCTGCTGGTTCTGTTAATACAGGTTCAGAATCAAGAGGATGGATGAAGATACAGGTTTTAAGACAAGGTAACGGTTATAAAGTAAAATATGCACCACTTGACGAAACTACGAATATCAAAGAGTTGAATGTTACTAAAAACTCGGCATATAATTACAGCTTCGTAAGCTTGGTTAATAATAATGATGTCATTATTCAGCCCGAAAAGAAAAATTGGGATATTGGTTTTACAGTCTTCACTAATGTTATTGAGGGAATGGGAACTTACGTCTATGCTGATTTTATTACTATTAATAATATGGGTGGGGCAGGAGCTTATGAAGTGAGTGCAACAGGAACTATAACAGGAACTGAAGCATATAATAATTTTAAATTATCAGATATCGATCAGTCTAAGTTCGTGTATAATGATCAACGAGTGATTGGAGGTAATTGGAGAGAAGCAGGACCTTCCGGATCTCAGGTAAAAAGTAATGTTTTCTATGTAATAAAAGATGCAGAAGGATATTATTTTAAACTAAGATTTAAAAATATGACAGATGAGAAAGGTGAAAGAGGCCATCCTCAATTCGAATATAAACCTTTATAA